From the Bombus vancouverensis nearcticus chromosome 3, iyBomVanc1_principal, whole genome shotgun sequence genome, one window contains:
- the ttk gene encoding zinc finger and BTB domain-containing protein ttk isoform X4, which produces MLADINGNLADLRSEAMASQRFCLRWNNHQSNLLSVFDQLLHDESFVDVTLAVEGQLLRAHKMVLSACSPYFQALFVGHPDKHPIVILKDVPYVDMRSLLDFMYRGEVSVDQDRLTAFLRVAESLRIKGLTEVNEDKCDLPSITSSLLGNQNTVPPPPPNLHRINQIGPHHHVSQKRMHHMSSHPLLGSALSAPKRKRGRPRKLSGSSDTPIGEITGQELQSCSGTDLVQGSPEMMEMKMSIDFQSESTGNNGRGGNSSTASASSNNVNSNNVGNSASSGASLAASSLSSTRKDEPTENGTDTPESLTSRVKREPEPTPSTSAQASDETFARPHSRQGNEGFKQDPEETSSGGGSQSPTHIRINFERCFRKEYSTSLQGKTSSTAIMASMDDSQQYSDSESEQKVSKDNLSSAIFNLVAGESEISQSDFEGSFKVENERTEGSVRDFCVKEGDVYRCTVCNRTYTHISNFCRHYVTSHKRNVKYFACPVCYKEFTRKDNMVAHVKIIHSLKSHMALSSSGSSSMGQQR; this is translated from the exons ATGTTAGCGGACATTAACGGTAACTTGGCGGATCTGAGAAGTGAAGCGATGGCGTCGCAGAGATTTTGTCTGCGCTGGAATAATCATCAAAGTAATCTACTCTCCGTTTTCGATCAACTACTCCATGACGAGTCGTTCGTCGATGTTACGCTGGCCGTCGAGGGCCAGTTACTCAGGGCACATAAGATGGTGCTGTCGGCGTGTAGTCCCTATTTTCAG GCCCTTTTCGTCGGACACCCCGACAAGCACCCGATAGTCATTCTTAAAGATGTCCCCTACGTGGATATGCGCAGTCTTTTGGATTTCATGTATCGTGGGGAGGTCAGCGTCGACCAGGATAGGCTAACCGCTTTCTTGAGAGTCGCTGAGTCTCTTAGGATAAAGGGCCTGACCGAGGTAAACGAGGACAAGTGTGACTTGCCTAGTATTACCTCTTCGTTGCTTGGCAATCAAAACACAGTACCTCCACCACCACCGAATCTACATAGAATAAACCAAATCGGGCCTCACCACCACGTCTCGCAGAAGAGGATGCACCATATGTCGAGCCATCCTCTCCTTGGTTCGGCCTTATCCGCGCCAAAGAGAAAAAGGGGCAGACCGAGGAAGCTCAGCGGTTCTTCCGATACGCCGATCGGCGAGATCACGGGCCAGGAGCTGCAGTCCTGTTCGGGGACAGATCTCGTACAAGGTTCGCCAGAAATGATGGAAATGAAGATGAGTATCGACTTTCAGAGCGAAAGCACCGGTAATAATGGTAGAGGCGGAAACTCCAGTACTGCTTCGGCGAGTAGTAACAACGTGAACAGCAATAACGTCGGGAACTCGGCATCATCGGGAGCCAGTCTGGCTGCTTCCTCTTTGTCGTCGACGAGGAAGGACGAACCAACGGAAAATGGTACTGATACACCCGAATCACTAACATCTCGTGTTAAACGGGAACCTGAACCGACGCCTAGCACCTCTGCCCAAG CCTCCGATGAGACGTTCGCGCGGCCACACAGTAGGCAAGGGAACGAAGGTTTCAAGCAAG ACCCGGAGGAGACGTCGAGTGGCGGTGGCTCGCAGTCACCGACTCATATACGCATCAACTTCGAGCGATGCTTTCGTAAGGAGTACAGCACGTCTCTTCAAGGAAAAACATCGTCAACGGCAATTATGGCGTCCATGGATGACTCGCAGCAATATTCCGATTCCGAATCGGAGCAAAAGGTGTCGAAAGACAATTTGAGCAGTGCCATATTTAATCTGGTCGCCGGTGAATCGGAGATCAGTCAAAGCGACTTCGAAGGATCGTTTAAGGTCGAAAACGAGAGAACGGAAGGTTCGGTACGGGACTTCTGCGTGAAAGAGGGCGACGTATACCGGTGCACTGTATGCAATCGTACCTACACACACATCAGTAATTTCTGCCGGCACTACGTCACCTCACACAAGCGTAACGTCAAGTACTTTGCTTGTCCGGTTTGTTATAAGGAATTCACGCGGAAAGATAACATGGTCGCCCACGTTAAGATCATACATAGCCTTAAGTCGCACATGGCTCTTAGCAGCAGTGGCAGCAGTAGTATGGGTCAGCAGCGGTAG